The sequence TCGACACGTCCTTGTGGTGGAGCGCGACCGCGACCGACTCGAACTCGTCGTCCCGCCTGTCGGCAACGTAACCAGCGAGGTCCGTGACCGTGGCCACGTCGTCCGACGAGCGCAGGAAGTACTGCACGACGAGGCGTCGCCGCGGGTCGGCCAGCGCACCGAAGAGGTCGTCCAGTCGTGACGCCCCGACCGGTGTCTCCGCCCGTCGTTCCCCGTCGTTCGTCTCGCCGTTTACTGTATGGGTGGAACCTTCCCCTTTCACACTCGGATAGACGAAAACGCGGAGGTTGTACTTTCGCCCTCGAAACGAAGGCTAGGGAAACTGATTCGTCGCACGTCGCTCACGTCCTCGCCCCACCGACGACGCTCCACCGCTCTGCGCTCGACCGCGAGCGAACGCGCGGTTTCCCTCGACGGAAATCCCGCCGCGGGCGTCGGGGTCAGCGCGTCAGGCGCACCGCGACCTCCTCGCCGACCGCGAAGTCGGTCTCCGGGCAGACGAGTTTCGCGCCGAGCGCCTCGCGCGCGAAGCAAAACGAGAGGCCCGTGACGGGCGTCCCGTTGGCCACCACGGTCACGTCGTCCCACGTGACGGTCCGCGAGTCGGTCGCTCCGACTCGTTGCCCGGCGAGCGAGACCGACGCGACCGATTCGTTCGCGCCGCTCTCGGCCCGCCCGCCTCCGATTTCGGAGACGCCGCCGTCCCCCGAGGAGTCGGCGGCGACGACGCCGCCGCCCTCGTAGTGGGGGAGGCCGCCGTCTAAAATTCCACCACCGTCGCCGTTCTCGCCGTCCGGCGCGATACCGGCGAACAGTTCGCCCGGCGCGGGGTGGTCGGGTGCGTCGAGAATCGCGTAGGTGTCGCCCGCCGCCACGACCGTCCCGCGGCCGTCCCACGGGACTGCCGCGAGTTCGACCTCGGGGGCCAGTTCGACGGGGAGCGACCCCGAGGCCCGGAAGGGGTCGGCGTCGTGGTCTCGGAATCCGAGATGGACGTGGTTGTCCACCCACGGTGCGAAAAAGCCCGAGCGAATCATCTCGCCCAGCGACTCTCCTCGGGCTATCTCGTCGCCGGGTTCGACCGCCGGTTCGACGTGGAGCATCCGCGCGAGGTACTCGCCCGTGTCCACGACGACGAGGTGGTCGTCCGGTCCCGCGTACTCCTTGGGCGGGGCCGAGACCGTTCGGGTGGCGACGACTTCGCCCGAGACGGGACTCGGCGCGGCGGTCTCGCGTTCGTCGTTGGCTTCCCTGCGCTCGCTCCCCTCGCGCCAGTCGCCCTCGTGGGGGTAGAGGTCGATGGCACACCCCTCGTCGTGGGCGGCGTACGGCGAGTTGTACAGCGAGAATCGCGGGAAATCGTCCAGTAGTTCCGGGCCGACCGTGACCATCGGTCGCCTCTCGGAGACGCGAGGGTTTAGGTACTCCGGATGTGAAAGTGCGGACATGCGCGTACTCCGCGGCCGGGCGGCGAGTCGGGACGCCGACCGCGAAGTCGTCGCGGCGATGCTCGAACGGGCGGCCGAGACCGCCGAGGAGTCCGTCCGGGTGTGGCGGCCCCACCGCCAACTCGCGTTCGGGCGGCGCGACTCGCGGGCCGACGACTACGAGGTGGCGACGAAGGTGGCCGACGCCTGCGAGTTCCCGCCGGTCGAGCGGTCGGTCGGCGGGCGAGCGGTCGCCTACACGGGCAACACCGTCGCGTTCGCCAAGGTCGTCCCCTTGGCCGACATGCGAATCGGGATGGACGACCGCTACGACGAGACCACCCGCGCGGTCCAGCGCGCCCTCTGGCGACTCGGCGCTCCGGCCTCGCGGGGCGAACCCGAGGGGAGTTTCTGTCCGGGCGACTACTCGCTCCAGCAGGACGGCAAATTGGTCGGAGTCGCCCAGCGCGTCCGGAAGAACGCCGCGCTCGTCTCGGGGGTCGTCGTCGTCTGCGACCACGACGAGATAGCCGAAGTCCTCGACCCCGTGTACGCCGCCCTCGACGTGCCCTTCGACCCGGAATCGGTCGGAAGCGTCGCCAAGGCGGGCGGGACCGACGACCCCGAGCGCGTCGCTCGGACCGTCGAGAATCTGCTCGTGGGCGGCGCGACGACGCAAGTCGAACAGGTCGGTGACTCCTCGGACGCCGCGGCCGACTGAGCCGGTTCCGCTCGGTCGTGCGAAGAGTATATGGGGGTTCTTGGTTAGTTTCGAACACGAATGTCCCCGTCGCTCGTCCCGACCTCCTCGTCGGCGTGGCGACTCGCGCTCGTCGGCGCAGTCGCTTCTCTCCCCGTCACGGCACTTCTGAACCGACTCCCGGATTCCGGCGCGACCCTCGGCGGTGGCATCATGGTCGTCGGCGCGTTCGTCGCGGGCGTCGCGGCCGCGATACGCTCGGCGGACTCCGACGTTGCGATAGACTCGGGCGACGCCGGACTCCGTGCCGGTCTCCTCGGTGGCGTCGCCGGAATACTCGCGCCCACGCTGACGGCGGACGGTCCGTCCATCGAGGCGCTGGTAGCGTGGCCCTCGCCGCTCAGACTGGTCGGGTTCGTCGTGGTCGCACTCGCTCTCGCCTCGATGTTCGGCTTGGCGTTCGGTCGAATCGGCGGCTGGGTGGCGACTACCGTCACGACTCGGTGGTCCCCGTCTCCGTCGTAACCGCGAGTTCGGGCGAACTCTCGTCCGGTCGCGTGACGGACCGAGCCGATACCGGTCGCTGATCTCTGCGACGCCACGAGTCCGAATCGCGAATCGGGACGCTTAGGACGGGGACCCCCCAATCCACCGACCAGCATGCTCACCATCCGGAACGCCACGCTCGCCGACGGCCGCGAGGTAGACGTGCGCATCGACCCCGACGCGGGCCGCATCGCGGGCGTCGGCTCGACGCTGACTCACTCGGGCGACTCCATCGACGCCAGCGGGAAGCTCCTCTTGCCGGGGATGATAGACGCTCACGTTCACTTCCGCGAACCCGGCTTCTCCCACAAGGAGACGTGGGAGACCGGCAGTCGCTCGGCCGCGGCGGGCGGCGTGACGACCGTCGTGGACCAGCCAAACACCGACCCGCCGACCGTGGACGGCGAGTCGTTCGACCGGAAGGCCGCCCTCGCGGACTCCTCGTACGTCGATTACGGCATCAACGGCGGCGTCACCGGCGAGTGGAACCCCGAGGAGCTGTTCGACCGGCCGACGCTGGCGCTCGGCGAGGTGTTCCTCGCGGACTCGACCGGCGACATGGGCATCGACGAGGAGTTGTTCCGCGAGGCGGTCGCGGCGGCGACCGACGAGTACCGCGTCGTCACCGTCCACGCCGAGGACGCCGACCTGTTCGACGACGACGCGAAAGACCGACCGGACGACGACTACGATGCGTGGAGCGCCTACCGGACCGCCGAAGCGGAGGCCGCCGCGGTCGAGCGCGCTTGCGAAATCGGGGATGAACTGGATGCGCTGGTCCACATCGCGCACACCAGTACGCCGGAAGGTGTGGACACGGCGAGCGAGTGGGGCGCGACCTGCGAGGTGACGCCCCACCACTTGCTCCTCTCGCGCGAGGACTACGACGAGTTGGGCACCTTCGGGCGGATGAACCCGCCGCTCCGGAGCGAACAGCGCCGCGAGGCCGTCTTCGAGCGCGTCGCGGACGGGACCGTAGACATCGTGGCGACCGACCACGCGCCCCACACCCGCGACGAGAAGGACGCGAGCGTCTGGGATGCCCCCAGCGGCGTGCCCGGCGTCGAGACCGCCCTCCCGCTTCTGCTCGAAGAAGCTCGGAAGGAGAACCTGAGCTACGAGCGCGTTCGGGACTTGACCGCCGCGAACCCCGCCGACGTGTTCGGTCTCACGCGAAAGGGCAAGGTCGAGCAGGGCTTGATGGCCGACCTCGTGTTGGTAGACCCCGACGCGAGCCGCGAGATTCGCGGCGAAGACCTCCACTCGAAGTGCGACTGGACGCCCTTCGAGGGCATGCGGGGCGTGTTCCCCGAGTTGACGATGGTCCGCGGAAACGTGGTGTACCGAAGCGAATCCGCCGAGTTCGAGGGCGTGGACGCCGACGGCGAGTTCGGCGAACCGGTCGGCGAGAACGTCCGCGGATAGGGACCGAGACGGTCTCCGGACGAGAACCGGACAAACCGCAAGTCGGCGGCTGGCGAGGAGACCGTATGAGTGATACTCTAGAAATTTAGCGCGTATTCCGAGAACGTTCGTCTGCTTTTTCCGGAAAGAGATGAAAGAGTTGCCCAAAAGAGCGCAGTTATGTGTATATATCGCATAGGATGTATCGTCGGCGCGCTCCCGCCGACTGATGCACTGTCAACCGACTAGAAGGGTACTCGTCCGCCGACGTACTCGACGCAGGCGCCTACTCGGACGCCTCCGTCATCCACTTTTGCCGTGCGATGTCGATAATCGAGCGGGACTCCTCGGGGTACGGACTGCCCTATCGACTTCCGTAGCCACGCCCGAGGAGAACCGGAGTTTCGACCGACGGGGCCTCCTCGGCGGGAAAATACCGTTCGAGACGCGAGCGTCCCCGGACTCCTCGCGCGGTTCAGTCGGCGATACCGTCGCGGAGGACCGGGGCGAAGGCGTAGCCGACCGCGACGAGTGCCAGCACGACCGCGAACAGCCGACCGGGGTCTTGGTTGGCCTGCCAGACGACGAACGCGAGTCCGAGACCGACGGCGAGAGCGAGGCGCGTAGTCCGATTCATGCCCGGACGTACGAAGTCCACGACTTAAAACCGGCTTACTTCGGCGGTGCTACGCGAGGCCCCCGACGACCAGCGTCGCCGCCATCGCGCCGACCATCCCGCCGAGACCGACGCTGCCGAGGAGCGCCATCGCCTGCCGGGAGTCCGCTTCCGACCAGTCGGAGCGGCCGCCGATGTGTCGCTGGAAGTTCTCGATGCCCTTGCCCGCGAACACCGACCCCGACCAGCCCAGAATCGAGAAGCCGAAGACGAGCGCGCCGACCGCGAACACCTTCTCGCTGGCGAACACCAGCGTCTCGCCCGAGAGGACGAGCAGCGGCACGGCGAGAGCCGCCAGAACCCCGCCGAGCAAGAGCGCGCGCCCGAGTCGCGCCGCGCGTTCCCGGACGGTGGGGTCGGTCGAATCGCCCGAGACCATCGCTAATCGACGGTCTCGCGCATCCGCGGGTCGAGCGCGTCGCGCATCCCGTCACCCAGCAGATTGAACCCGAGGACGGTGATGGCGAGGAACAGACCGGGGAAGAAGGACCACCACCAGTCGCCGGTCAGCAGGCCCTGATTCACGCCGTTCGACAGCATCAGTCCCCACGATGGCGTCCCCGCCTCGGCACCGAACCCGAGGAAGGATAGCGCGGCGATGTCGATGATGGCCAGTCCGAAGTTGAGCGTGGACTGGACCGTGATGGGCGCGAGGCAGTTGGGCAGGATGTGGCGGACGATGACGCGGGGGTCTTTCGCCCCCAGCGCCTCCGTCGCCTCGATGTACTCGTCTTCCAGCACCTTCAGCGCGGCCCCGCGGACGACGCGAGCGAACCGCGGCGTGTAGACGAGCGTCAGCGCGATGACGACCTTCCAGAGGCCCGTGCCGAAGATGGCGACCAGCGCGAGCGCGAGCAGGAGGCTCGGGAACGCCAACAGCACGTCCATGGTCCGCATGATGACGTTGTCGGTCACGTCGTCGTAGTAGGCCGCCATGATGCCGAGTCCGACGCCCAGCACCGTCGAGGCACCGACCGTGATGGTGCCGTACTTCATCGCGAGCCACGCGCCGTACAGCACGCGCTCGAAGATGTCCCGCGACTGGATGTCCGTGCCGAAGGGGTACGCGAACGCGCCGTACTCGCCGACGATGGCGGTCTTCTTCGAGAGCCAACTCGGCGGCGCGAGGTTGGGGTTGGTCCCGATTTGGCTCTGGGTGACCGACGTGAGGTCGATGAACAGGCGCGCGTACAGCGCGATGGCCACCATCGCGAAGATGATGGTCAGACCCGCGACGGCGAGGCGGTTCGACAGCAGTTCGGAGAGGAACGGGGACGCGCGGAGTCGCTCCACGACGCCGCGTTGGCCCACGTCCTCGCGTTGTGTTTCTGTACTCATCGTTATTGGTCGATTCGCGGGTCGAGATACGAGTAGGTCACGTCCACGAGGAGATTGACCAGCGTGAACAGGAACGCGAAGGTGAGGACGGTGCCCTGCACGACCGGGTAGTCACCGACCTGAATCGCGCTCACCAGCAGGGTGCCGATGCCGGGAATGCCGAAGACGGTCTCGGTCAGGACCGCGCCGCCCAGTAGCGTGCCGAACTGGATGCCGATGACCGTCACGACCGGGATGAGCGCGTTCTGGAATCCGTGTTTCATGACCGTAATCCTCGAGCCTTGGCCCTTCGCGCGGGCGGTCCGCATGTAGTCCTGCCGGATGACCTCCAGCATCGACGACCGCATCATCCGGGAGACCAGCGCCATCGAGTAGATGCCGATGACGACCGACGGCAGGAACAGGTGCATCGCCGCAGACTGGAACGCCGCGAAGTTCCCCTGTACGAGCGTGTCGAAGGTGATGATGCCCGTGATGGGCGTGATGCTGAACTCCGAGGCGATGCGGCCGCTCGCGGGGAACCAGCCGAGAATCTGGGCGAACAGCAGGATGAGGAGCGGACCGCTCCAGTAAATCGGGACGCTGATGCCGGTCAGCGCGCCGATGCGGGTCACGTGGTCGCTCAGCGCGTCCTGCTTGACCGCCCCGAGGAGACCGATGGGGATGCCGAAGAGGATGCCGAGGAACTGTCCGAACAGCGCCATCTCAAGCGTGACCGGCAGTTTGAATCGAAGCACCTGCTTGACCGGCGTCCCCTTCTGAATCTGGTAGGAGTTACCGAAGTCGAACTGTGCCGCTTCGAGCAGGAACCTGCCGTACTGTACCCAGATGGGGTCGTTCAGCCCGAGTTCCGTCCGGACCTGCTGGACGAACTGCTCGGACGCCCGCTGGCCCGCGATGACGCGGGCGGGGTCGCCCGGTGCCAGATGCAGGATGGCGAACACGAACGTCGCCACCCCGAACAGCACCGGGACCAACAGCAGGAGGCGTTTGACAACGAACCGCTTGGAAATCATTCACTCGCAAGATTGACCGCGAGGGTCAAAAAAGACTCGCTACGGCGGTGCCCTCACCCGGCGTCGGAAAGTCGCCGAGGACGACGGCCCGCCCGACTGCTGTCGATGGCGTTACGCGCGGCCTACTCGCTTAGCGAGACCTGATTGAGGAACGGGCCGCCGATGGGCGCGATTTCGAAGCCGCTGACGCGCGAGGAGACCCCGCGCATCGTCTTGGTGTGGTCCAGCGCCACCCACGGCTGCTCTTCGTGGAATATCTCGCCCGCTTTCTGGTACTTGGGCTTGCGCTTGCCCGTCTCGTAGGAGGTCTGGGCCTCCTCGGTGAGCTTCATGAACTCGGTGTTGGCCCACGCCGCGGCGTTGAGCGTGCTGAAGTCGTCGTGCTTGCTCGGGTCCGCCCAGTCCTGTCCCTCGGGCACGGCGTCGGTCGAGATGCCGGGGTGCAGCAGCGCGTAGTAGAAGTTGTCCGGGTCGCCGTTGTCGGTCATCCACCCGAGGAAACACGCGTCGTGCTTGTAGTTCTCGGTGTAGGTGAGGTAGGACTTCCACGGCATCGTGTTGAGTTCGACCGAGACGCCGACTTCACCGAGGTTCGACTTGATGAGTTGGGCGGCCTGCCGCGGCGAGGGGAGGTAGGGCCGCGGGTTCTTCATGATGGATAGCTCGAAGCTCATCCCGTCGTATCCGGCCTCTTTCAGCATCTTCTGGGCCTTGTCGGGGTCGTAGGGGTACGGGTCGAGGTCCGGGTTGTACCCCATCACGCTCTCGGGGATGGGCTGGCTGGCTTGCGAGGCGATACCTTTGAAGATGGTGTTGACCATCGACTCCGTGTCGATGGCGTAGCTGACGGCCTGCCGAACCTTCTTGTTCCGGAAGGCTTCGACGCGCGCCATGTTGAACGCCATGTAGCCGACGTTGATGCCGGGTATCGAGACGAGTTCGGCCTTGTTCGACCCCTCGATAATCTTCGAGGACTGGGCACCCAGTCCGTCCACGATGTCCGCGCCGCCCGAGACGAGCGTCTGGGCGCGCGTCGAGTTCTTGCCGACCGTAGTGAACACGAGTTCGCCGACCTGCGCCTTCTGTTCGCCCCAGTAATCGTCGTTTTTCGTCAGGCGGATGCGCTCGTTGCCCTTGTCCCAGTTGTCGAACTGGAACGGTCCGGTCCCGACCGGATTGCTCTTGAGTTCCTTGCCGTACTCCTTGATGGCCTCTAGGGAGTGGACCTTCGAGCAGAACATCGCGAGGTTCGGCAGGATGGGCGCGTACTGCTGGTTGAGGGTGATCGTAACCGAGTACTCCCCGTCGCTCTCGACGGAGTCGATCCAGCTACCGAGCGAGTACGGGCCGTAGGACGACGCGTAGGAACCGCCGGGGTAGTACTCGTAGTCCTCGTCCACGAACCGGCGATACGTCGCCACGAAGTCCTCGGCGGTGAACTCCTCGCCGTTGTGGAACATCACGCCCTCCCGGAGGGTCATGCTGATGGTCTTGCCGTCGACGTTCCACTCGGTCGCGAGTCCGGCCTTCAGCGAAGTCTCGCCGGGTTCGAACTCGATGAGGCTGTCGTAAATCTGGTTGGTGACCTTCGCGACCTCGCCGCTGGTCGTGTTCTGGAAGTCGAGGGTCGCCGAGTCGGACCCGCGGGCGTAGGTCAGCGTCCCGCCGGAACTCCCCGCGTCCTCCTCGGTGGTCGTCTCGTCGGTCTCCTCGCCGCCGGACGTGGTGTCGGTCTCGTCGGTCTCGTCGGTGGTCGTGGCCTCGCCGTCGCCGCCGCCACCGGTACACCCGGCGAGCGTCGCCGCCGCCGTCGCACCGCCTGCCGCCTTCAAGAAACTACGCCGCTTCAAACTATCATCTGTCGCCATAGGGCACCATGCTCACACCGTCCACATAAGTATGCCGAACCAGAGGGATGAGAAAAATAGGACAATTACTCGCTATTGAGTTGTATTTTTGCGAAACGTCGAAAGATGGAAGAATGTCGATGTCAGTTCGAGAGGCTGACCTGCTTGAGGAACGGCCCGCCGATGGGCGCGACGACGAAGTTCTCGACGTTCGGCCCGATTCCCCGAAGCTCCTTGGCGTGGTCCATGAACACCCACGGGACCTCCTCGTGGGCGATTTCGGCGGCCTGTCTGTACAGGTCCGCGCGCTCCTGTCGGTTGTACGTCCGCTGGGCCTGCTCGGTCACGTCCATGAAATCGGTGTTGGCCCACGCCGCCACGTCAAGCGTGTTGAGGCCTTCCGTATCCCAACTCACCCAGTCTTGGCCCTGTGGCACTTGGTCCTGCGAGATGCCGGGATGGAGCAACGCGTAGTAGAAGTTGTCGGGGTCGGCGTTGTCGGTCATCCACCCGAGGAAACACGCGTCGTGCTTCCCGGAACTGGTGTAGTTCAGGAAGGGGTTGAACGGCTGTTGGTTGATGTTGACCGTGACGCCGACCTGCTCCAGATTCGACTTGACCGTCTGGGCCGCCTGAATCGGCGACGGGTTGTACGCCCGCGGGTTCTGGAACGTCGCCAACTCGAAGGTGAACCCGTCACCGTACCCCGCGTCGTTCAGCAGTTGTTGGGCCTGCTGGGGGTCGTGTGGGTACGGGTCTAGCTCCTCGTTGTAGCCGAAGACATTCGACGGAATCGGTTGGCTCGCCTGCACCGCGATGCCGCGGAAGATGGTGTTGACGATGGCTTCGGTGTTGATGGCGTAGCTGATGGCCTTCCGGACGCGCTTGTCGCGGAACGCTTCGACGCGCGCCATGTTGAACGCCAGATAGCCGATGTTGATGCCCTGCTTCTCCAGCAACTCGGCGTTCTGAGACTGGTCCACGATTTGGGCGGCCTGCGCGCCCAACCCGTCGATGATGTTCGCGCCGCCAGAGACGAGCGTCTGGGCGCGGGTCGTGTTCGACCCGATGGCCGTGAACACGACCTCGTTCACGCTCGGCACCTGCCCCCAGTAGTTCTGATTCGCCGAGAGGCGGATGCGCTGGTTGCCGGTGTCCCAGTTCTCGAAGACGAACGGGCCGGTTCCCATCGGATTCGTGCTGAGGTCCGTGCCCCGCTCCTGAATCGCCCGCTCGGACAGGACGCTGGACGCGAACATCGCGAGGTTCCGGAGGAACGGCGCGTACCGCTGTTCCAACTGGATGGTCATCTCGTAGTCGCCGTTCTTCTCGACGCCGCTGACCCAGTTGCCCAGCGTGAACGGGCCGTACGACGAGACGTACTCGTCGCCCGGATAGTACTCGTAGTTCGAGTCGGTGAACCGGCGATACGTCGCGATGAAGTCGTCTACGGTACACTCGTCGCCGTTGTGGAAGGTCGCGCCCTCCCGCATCGTGACCGTGGCCTGCTGGCCGTCGAGCGACCACTCGGTCGCCAATCCTTCGATGAGCGAGGACTGTCCCGGCTCGAACTCGATGAGTCGGTCGTATATCTGGTTGGTGACCTTCACGTCCTCGCCGCTGGTCGTGTTCTGCGGGTCGAGCGTCCCGGAGTCGTTCCCGCGCGCGTACGTGAGCGTCCCGCCGCCCTGTTGTCCGTCCCCTTGCTGTACGTCCTCCGCGCTCCCGGTATCGACGTAGCCCGCCACCGAGGCCGACGCCGCCGCCCCACCGGCCGCCTTGAGCAAGCTCCGCCGCGAAACGGATGTGTCGTTTGAAGTCATCCAACGATACCAATCAATGATTCGGGATATAAGAATACGGGACCACATTGAACCACAGTCGGATTAGTTCAAAACTCCTACCGGTGTGCAACCAGTTCCGTCCGCTGTCACGAACGGGCGGTAGCGGACGACTGCGACGCTCTCGCCCGAGGAGACCGCGACGCTCTCCGGCGAGGCTCCCTCGCGGTTCCCCGCCCGAGGAGCGCGACGGACCGTCGCCGGAGCGGAAAAAGAAGAGGCTACTGCGGTTGGTCGTAGAGGTGGCAGGCCGACGGGTGGGCCTCGTCCTGTAGCACCGGGTCCTCGCGCTCACAGACGCTCTCGAAGTGGTCGGCCAGTAGCGACTCGGCGGATTCCCAGTCGCCCGACGCGAGGTGGTCGAACGACTCGGCGACGAGTTCGCGGGGCCGACCGTCGGGTTCCGCGTCGAACAGGCGGTCCCAGAGGACCGTCTTGAACGCGGCGGGCGAGGCGTCCGGTCGCCCGCCGTCGGCCGCGGTCGCCGTCTCGGTCCGGGCGGCGTCGCCGTCCGCGGCCTCGTCCCACACCGCGTCGAGGTCGATGGCGCGCTCCTCGACGCGTTCGCGGTAGTTCATGATTTGGCGGTAGGCGTCCTGTTCCACGTCGAGGTCGTCCGGCGGGATAATCTGGGGACACCGCGTCCGGAAGTGACACCCCGACGGCGGGTCGATGGGCGAGGGCACGTCGCCTTCGAGGATGACCCTATCCGCGGTGTCGGTACGCGGGTCGGGTTCCGGAATCGCCGAGAGGAGCGCCTGCGTGTAGGGGTGTTTCGGGTCGGCGAACAGTTCGTCGGTGTCGGCGACCTCCACGATTTCGCCCAGATACATCACCGCGATGCGGTCGCAGATGTGGCGGACCACGCTCAGGTCGTGGGCGATGAACAGGTAGGTCAGTCCGAACTCGTCTTGGAGGTCTTCGAGCAGGTTCAGAATCTGGGCCTGCACGGACACGTCGAGCGCCGACACTGGTTCGTCGGCGACGATGAAGTCCGGGTCCACGGCGAGGGCGCGAGCGATGCCCACGCGCTGGCGCTGGCCGCCCGAAATCTCGTGGGGGTAGCGGTCGTACTGGCCCTCTTCGAGACCGACCGCCTCCATCAGTTCCGCGACGCGGTTCCGGCGCTGTTGTTTCTTGGACGTGTCCCCCTCGGGAGCCTCCTCGGGAAGGCCGTGAATTTTGAGGGGTTCGGCGATGATCTGACCCACCGTCATCCGCGGGTCGAGGCTGGACAGCGGGTCTTGGAAGATCATCTGCATGTCCTTGCGCTTGTCGCGCAACTCCTCGCGGTCGAGGTCCGAGAGGTCGGTGCCTTGGAACACGATGCGGCCGTCGGTCGGCTCTTCGAGGTGGAGCAGGGTCCGACCCGCGGTGGACTTGCCACACCCCGACTCGCCGACGAGTCCGACCGTCTCACCCTCGTAGATGTCGAAGTTCACGCCGTCGACGGCTTTGACGCTCTCCACCTCGTCGGCGAGCCACTCGTCCAGCAGGCCGTCGGCCCGCGAGAAGTGCTTTTTCATCCCCTCGACTTCGAGGAGTTGCTCGCCCACCTCGTGGTCGCGGGTCGTCATCGTCTCGAACTCCTCGCCGTACTGGCTCTCGTCGAAGTCTTCGAGGACGCACTTCGCGCGGTGGTCCACGTTCTCCGGCCCGTGCTGGAGGTTCGGAATCTCGCCCTCGGTACACTCCGGTTGGGCCCACGGACACCGCGGCGCGAAGTGACAGCCTTGGGGCATGTCGATGAGGTCCGGGACGTTGCCCTCGATTGGCGTCAGGCGCTCCTTGTCCTCCTGCGGGATAGATTCGAGCAGGGCGTAGGTGTAGGGGTGGCTCGGGTTGTGGAATATCTCGTCCACGGGACCGACCTCCACGATGTCCCCGGCGTACATCACGGCCACGCGGTCGCAGGTCTCGGCGACGACGCCGAGGTCGTGGGTGATGAAGAACACGGACATGCCGAGCTCGTCCTGCAAGTCGTTGATGAGGTCGAGAATCTGGGCCTGAATCGTCACGTCGAGCGCGGTGGTCGGCTCGTCGGCCACCAGCAGTTTCGGCTGGCAGGCCAGCGCGATGGCGATGAGAACCCGCTGGCGCATCCCGCCCGAAAACTCGTGGGGGTACTCCTCGACGCGCTCGGTGGGTTCGGGGATGCCGACCTCTTCGAGCATGTCGATAGTGTCTTCGAGTATCTCCTCGTCAATCTCTTTCCCGCCGAGACTCGGCGCTATCTCCCGGACCGCGTTCCACCACGAGTCCTTCCGACGGCCACCGTACTGGTGGAGTCGCAGGCTCTCGGCGACCTGTTCGCCCACGGTCAGCGCGGGGTTGAGCGAGGTCATCGGGTCTTGGAAGATCATGCTCACCTCGCCGCCCCGAATCTCGCGCATCGGGTCCTCGGGCGTCGAGAGGAGGTCTATGTACCCCTCGTCGGGGAACACGAAGTCCCCGACTCCCGAGGGGTATCGCTCGGCGAAGTCGGCGGCTAGCTCCTCGTGGTGGAAGGCGGCCTCGCCGTCCGCGATTTCGCCGGGGTTGTCCACCAACTGCATCAGCGAGAGCGCGCTGACGCTCTTGCCCGACCCGGACTCGCCGACGAGACCGACGGTCTCACCCTCCCGAATCGTGAGGTCGAAGTCGTCTACCGCCTCGACCACACCGCGTTCGGTGTTGAACTGCGTCCGCAGATTCGAGATTGACAGTAAGTCACTCACAATTACGCGAACGTGGTGCGTCCGCGGGCAAATACCTTTCCACTTTTCTACCGGACTCGGCCGACGAAACGCGGCCGAATCGCCGTAGGGGCCTCGGAAATAACGGCTCGCTCCGATTCGCAAAAATGGCCACGGAAGCCAGCCTGATGCTTCCTTCCGGCGCGCGCGAACTTCGTTACGTCTTCATCCATATAGACTTACGTCTTCATCCATACAGACCGGCGCGTGCGGGCGCGGCGCGTTCACGCGCCGCGCCATCTCGCGCGAGGGATGAGTAGCGCAGGCCTTTGGTCGAGCAACGCAATCGGTTGGGGAGGCGTGTGGCCTGCTGTCGCGGTGCGGCGCGGTGGCGTCTGTGGTGCAGTGCTGTGCTGTTGCAGTGCTGTGCGGTCGCGGTGACTCCTGTGTTCAAGCCTGAAGCTAGGTCACTATACTCG is a genomic window of Halorussus salinus containing:
- a CDS encoding DUF7344 domain-containing protein: MKGEGSTHTVNGETNDGERRAETPVGASRLDDLFGALADPRRRLVVQYFLRSSDDVATVTDLAGYVADRRDDEFESVAVALHHKDVSKLDEADVIEYDPRTETVRYVGSELVSDLLGRADPDADAKSVTTAAGPGALEHLSDALAADDPVEKDFCIRQALQYVHFEREE
- a CDS encoding lipoate--protein ligase family protein, giving the protein MRVLRGRAASRDADREVVAAMLERAAETAEESVRVWRPHRQLAFGRRDSRADDYEVATKVADACEFPPVERSVGGRAVAYTGNTVAFAKVVPLADMRIGMDDRYDETTRAVQRALWRLGAPASRGEPEGSFCPGDYSLQQDGKLVGVAQRVRKNAALVSGVVVVCDHDEIAEVLDPVYAALDVPFDPESVGSVAKAGGTDDPERVARTVENLLVGGATTQVEQVGDSSDAAAD
- a CDS encoding DUF5518 domain-containing protein, which translates into the protein MSPSLVPTSSSAWRLALVGAVASLPVTALLNRLPDSGATLGGGIMVVGAFVAGVAAAIRSADSDVAIDSGDAGLRAGLLGGVAGILAPTLTADGPSIEALVAWPSPLRLVGFVVVALALASMFGLAFGRIGGWVATTVTTRWSPSPS
- a CDS encoding dihydroorotase, encoding MLTIRNATLADGREVDVRIDPDAGRIAGVGSTLTHSGDSIDASGKLLLPGMIDAHVHFREPGFSHKETWETGSRSAAAGGVTTVVDQPNTDPPTVDGESFDRKAALADSSYVDYGINGGVTGEWNPEELFDRPTLALGEVFLADSTGDMGIDEELFREAVAAATDEYRVVTVHAEDADLFDDDAKDRPDDDYDAWSAYRTAEAEAAAVERACEIGDELDALVHIAHTSTPEGVDTASEWGATCEVTPHHLLLSREDYDELGTFGRMNPPLRSEQRREAVFERVADGTVDIVATDHAPHTRDEKDASVWDAPSGVPGVETALPLLLEEARKENLSYERVRDLTAANPADVFGLTRKGKVEQGLMADLVLVDPDASREIRGEDLHSKCDWTPFEGMRGVFPELTMVRGNVVYRSESAEFEGVDADGEFGEPVGENVRG
- a CDS encoding DUF7268 family protein, which codes for MVSGDSTDPTVRERAARLGRALLLGGVLAALAVPLLVLSGETLVFASEKVFAVGALVFGFSILGWSGSVFAGKGIENFQRHIGGRSDWSEADSRQAMALLGSVGLGGMVGAMAATLVVGGLA
- a CDS encoding ABC transporter permease, which produces MSTETQREDVGQRGVVERLRASPFLSELLSNRLAVAGLTIIFAMVAIALYARLFIDLTSVTQSQIGTNPNLAPPSWLSKKTAIVGEYGAFAYPFGTDIQSRDIFERVLYGAWLAMKYGTITVGASTVLGVGLGIMAAYYDDVTDNVIMRTMDVLLAFPSLLLALALVAIFGTGLWKVVIALTLVYTPRFARVVRGAALKVLEDEYIEATEALGAKDPRVIVRHILPNCLAPITVQSTLNFGLAIIDIAALSFLGFGAEAGTPSWGLMLSNGVNQGLLTGDWWWSFFPGLFLAITVLGFNLLGDGMRDALDPRMRETVD
- a CDS encoding ABC transporter permease; its protein translation is MISKRFVVKRLLLLVPVLFGVATFVFAILHLAPGDPARVIAGQRASEQFVQQVRTELGLNDPIWVQYGRFLLEAAQFDFGNSYQIQKGTPVKQVLRFKLPVTLEMALFGQFLGILFGIPIGLLGAVKQDALSDHVTRIGALTGISVPIYWSGPLLILLFAQILGWFPASGRIASEFSITPITGIITFDTLVQGNFAAFQSAAMHLFLPSVVIGIYSMALVSRMMRSSMLEVIRQDYMRTARAKGQGSRITVMKHGFQNALIPVVTVIGIQFGTLLGGAVLTETVFGIPGIGTLLVSAIQVGDYPVVQGTVLTFAFLFTLVNLLVDVTYSYLDPRIDQ